A genomic window from Pseudonocardia broussonetiae includes:
- a CDS encoding ABC transporter ATP-binding protein has protein sequence MLIRLLREYLRPYRRPLVAVVVLQFVGTMAALYLPSLNAAIIDQGIARGDTGYIVTTGGWMLLVTLVQIVCSVAAVWYGARTGMGFGADVRAALFHRVGGFSAREVNRFGAPSLITRTTNDVQQVQMLVLLSCTMLVTAPIMCVGGVFMALREDVGLSWLVAVCVPVLVVAIGLIIVRMVPRFRVMQVRIDAVNRVLREQITGIRVVRAFVREPVETERFARANHDLTDVATSAGRLQALIFPVVMLVLNVSSVAVLWFGAERIDAGQMQIGALTAFLQYLLQILMAVMMATFMAIMIPRAAVCADRIGEVLDTDSSVGPPRKAVVPERTDGVVEFVGAGFRYPGAAAPVLSDVSVTALPGQTTAVIGSTGAGKTTLLSLVPRLFDVTAGAVTVDGVDVREMDPEVLWSRIGLVPQRPYLFTGTVASNLRYGEPDATDDDLWSALEIAQGADFVRGMEGGLDAPISQGGTNVSGGQRQRLAIARALVRRPEIYLFDDSFSALDLATDARLRAALKPVTAAATVVIVAQRVSTIADADRIVVLEDGAVVGVGRHEELLETCPTYVEIVQSQLSVEAVA, from the coding sequence CTCCAGTTCGTGGGGACGATGGCGGCGCTCTACCTGCCCAGCCTCAACGCCGCGATCATCGACCAGGGCATCGCCCGGGGCGACACCGGCTACATCGTCACCACCGGCGGCTGGATGCTGCTGGTGACGCTCGTGCAGATCGTCTGCTCGGTCGCCGCCGTCTGGTACGGCGCGCGCACCGGGATGGGCTTCGGCGCCGACGTCCGCGCCGCGCTGTTCCACCGCGTCGGCGGCTTCTCCGCCCGCGAGGTCAACCGCTTCGGCGCCCCGTCGCTGATCACCCGCACCACGAACGACGTGCAGCAGGTGCAGATGCTCGTGCTGCTGTCCTGCACGATGCTCGTCACCGCGCCGATCATGTGCGTGGGCGGGGTGTTCATGGCGCTGCGCGAGGACGTCGGCCTGTCCTGGCTGGTGGCGGTCTGCGTGCCGGTGCTCGTCGTCGCCATCGGGCTGATCATCGTGCGGATGGTGCCGCGGTTCCGCGTCATGCAGGTCCGGATCGACGCGGTCAACCGCGTGCTGCGCGAGCAGATCACCGGCATCCGCGTGGTGCGCGCGTTCGTCCGCGAGCCGGTCGAGACCGAGCGGTTCGCGCGCGCCAACCACGACCTGACCGACGTCGCCACCAGCGCCGGACGGCTGCAGGCGCTGATCTTCCCCGTCGTCATGCTGGTGCTCAACGTGTCGAGCGTCGCGGTGCTGTGGTTCGGCGCCGAGCGGATCGACGCCGGGCAGATGCAGATCGGGGCGCTCACCGCGTTCCTGCAGTACCTCCTGCAGATCCTGATGGCCGTCATGATGGCCACCTTCATGGCGATCATGATCCCGCGCGCCGCCGTGTGCGCCGACCGCATCGGCGAGGTGCTCGACACCGACTCCTCCGTCGGGCCGCCGCGCAAGGCCGTGGTCCCGGAGCGCACCGACGGCGTCGTCGAGTTCGTCGGGGCCGGCTTCCGGTACCCCGGCGCCGCCGCGCCGGTGCTGTCCGACGTCTCGGTCACGGCGCTGCCGGGGCAGACGACGGCGGTGATCGGCAGCACCGGCGCCGGCAAGACGACGCTGCTGTCGCTGGTGCCGCGGCTGTTCGACGTCACCGCGGGCGCGGTCACCGTCGACGGCGTCGACGTCCGCGAGATGGACCCGGAGGTCCTCTGGTCGCGGATCGGGCTGGTGCCGCAGCGGCCCTACCTGTTCACCGGCACCGTCGCGAGCAACCTGCGCTACGGCGAGCCCGACGCCACCGACGACGACCTGTGGTCCGCGCTGGAGATCGCGCAGGGCGCCGACTTCGTCCGGGGGATGGAGGGCGGGCTCGACGCGCCGATCTCGCAGGGCGGCACCAACGTCTCCGGCGGGCAGCGCCAGCGGCTCGCGATCGCCCGCGCGCTGGTCCGGCGCCCGGAGATCTACCTGTTCGACGACTCGTTCTCCGCGCTCGACCTCGCCACCGACGCCCGCCTGCGCGCCGCGCTCAAGCCGGTCACCGCGGCGGCGACGGTGGTGATCGTCGCGCAGCGCGTGTCGACGATCGCCGACGCCGACCGGATCGTCGTCCTCGAGGACGGTGCGGTGGTCGGGGTCGGGCGGCATGAGGAGCTGCTCGAGACCTGTCCCACCTACGTCGAGATCGTGCAGTCCCAGCTGAGCGTGGAGGCCGTGGCATGA
- a CDS encoding ABC transporter ATP-binding protein: MSAPAKDSAEQDRPKQDVETAEAARGMAAQRRGGGPPWGAVGQPGEKPSDFLPSLKRLARRLSPERTGVVAVLVLCVVSVALNVIGPLLLGRATDVIFAGVIGRTLPAGISAEQAAEGARAAGDTTTANLIAAQDIVPGAGIDFTALSMVLLGVIALYLAASVFGYAQGYLLNGIVQRTIYQLRREVEDKIHRLPLRYVDSQQRGEVLSRATNDIDNVSTSLQQTLSQLLTSLLTVIGVVVMMFVVSPLLTLVALVTIPVSLWLTKAITQRSQPQFVAQWRHTGRLNGLIEEAFTGHELVRVFGRTAEVERQFAERNDDLFGASFRAQFISGIIMPAMMFVGNLNYVVVAVIGGLRVASGTMSLGDVQAFIQYSRQFTQPLTQAASMANVLQSGVASAERVFELLDAPEQSPDPAVPSTRSERRGRVAFEHVDFRYLPDTPLIEDLSLVAEPGQTVAIVGPTGAGKTTLVNLVLRFYELDAGRITLDGVDIATMARADLRSGIGMVLQDTWLFGGTIRDNIAYGNPSATPEQVLDAARATYVDRFVRSLPDGYDTVIDEEGSNVSAGEKQLITIARAFLADPSLLILDEATSSVDTRTEVLVQRAMAALRGSGSDSARTSFVIAHRLSTIRDADLILVMEAGRIVEQGTHEQLLAARGAYCALYNAQFAAAAADL; this comes from the coding sequence ATGAGCGCGCCGGCGAAGGACAGTGCCGAGCAGGACAGGCCCAAGCAGGACGTGGAGACGGCCGAGGCGGCGCGCGGGATGGCCGCGCAGCGCCGGGGCGGCGGCCCGCCGTGGGGCGCGGTCGGGCAGCCGGGGGAGAAGCCGTCGGACTTCCTGCCGTCGCTGAAGCGGCTCGCGCGGCGGCTCTCGCCCGAGCGGACGGGCGTCGTCGCGGTGCTGGTGCTGTGCGTCGTCAGCGTCGCGCTCAACGTGATCGGGCCGTTGCTGCTCGGTCGGGCCACCGACGTCATCTTCGCGGGCGTCATCGGGCGCACGCTGCCCGCGGGCATCAGCGCGGAGCAGGCGGCCGAGGGCGCGCGCGCCGCGGGCGACACGACCACGGCGAACCTCATCGCGGCCCAGGACATCGTGCCCGGCGCCGGGATCGACTTCACCGCGCTGTCGATGGTGCTGCTCGGCGTCATCGCGCTGTACCTGGCGGCGTCGGTGTTCGGCTACGCGCAGGGCTACCTGCTCAACGGCATCGTCCAGCGCACGATCTACCAGCTGCGCCGCGAGGTCGAGGACAAGATCCACCGTCTGCCGCTGCGCTACGTCGACTCCCAGCAGCGCGGCGAGGTGCTCAGCCGCGCCACCAACGACATCGACAACGTCTCCACGAGCCTGCAGCAGACGCTGAGCCAGCTGCTGACGTCGCTGCTCACCGTCATCGGGGTGGTGGTGATGATGTTCGTGGTGTCGCCGCTGCTCACCCTCGTCGCCCTGGTGACGATCCCGGTCTCGCTGTGGCTGACGAAGGCGATCACGCAGCGCTCGCAGCCGCAGTTCGTGGCCCAGTGGCGCCACACCGGCCGGCTCAACGGGCTGATCGAGGAGGCCTTCACCGGCCACGAGCTCGTGCGGGTGTTCGGCCGGACCGCGGAGGTGGAGCGGCAGTTCGCCGAGCGCAACGACGACCTGTTCGGCGCCAGCTTCCGCGCCCAGTTCATCAGCGGGATCATCATGCCGGCGATGATGTTCGTCGGGAACCTGAACTACGTCGTCGTCGCCGTCATCGGGGGGCTGCGGGTGGCGTCGGGGACGATGAGCCTGGGCGACGTGCAGGCCTTCATCCAGTACTCGCGGCAGTTCACGCAGCCGCTGACGCAGGCGGCGTCGATGGCGAACGTGCTGCAGTCCGGGGTGGCATCGGCGGAGCGGGTGTTCGAGCTGCTCGACGCACCCGAGCAGTCGCCCGACCCGGCGGTGCCGTCCACGCGTAGCGAGCGCCGCGGGCGGGTGGCGTTCGAGCACGTCGACTTCCGCTACCTGCCCGACACCCCGCTGATCGAGGACCTGTCGCTGGTCGCCGAGCCGGGCCAGACCGTCGCCATCGTCGGTCCGACCGGGGCGGGGAAGACGACGCTGGTCAACCTCGTCCTGCGGTTCTACGAGCTCGACGCCGGACGGATCACGCTCGACGGCGTCGACATCGCCACGATGGCGCGGGCCGACCTGCGCTCCGGGATCGGGATGGTCCTGCAGGACACGTGGCTGTTCGGCGGGACGATCCGCGACAACATCGCCTACGGCAACCCGTCGGCGACGCCGGAGCAGGTGCTCGACGCGGCGCGCGCCACCTACGTCGACCGGTTCGTCCGCAGCCTGCCCGACGGCTACGACACCGTGATCGACGAGGAGGGCTCCAACGTCTCGGCGGGGGAGAAGCAGCTCATCACGATCGCGCGGGCGTTCCTCGCCGACCCCTCGCTGCTCATCCTCGACGAGGCGACCAGCTCGGTCGACACCCGCACCGAGGTGCTGGTGCAGCGGGCGATGGCGGCGCTGCGCGGCTCGGGTTCGGACAGCGCCCGCACGAGCTTCGTCATCGCCCATCGCCTCTCCACGATCCGCGACGCCGACCTCATCCTCGTGATGGAGGCGGGCCGGATCGTCGAGCAGGGCACGCACGAGCAGCTGCTCGCCGCCCGCGGCGCGTACTGCGCGCTCTACAACGCCCAGTTCGCCGCGGCGGCGGCGGACCTGTGA
- a CDS encoding VOC family protein → MLLDGVNHIAWISKDVARLGRFYAQVFDAEVGPTRPHGEEPGETMTTIRIGPRTELNIVTIEGSTEPDRQTPMWGRGRIDHVGLGAATAEAFETIRHRLVEAGASDGHVNDFGGALSLFFRDPDGLEGEVLLPKG, encoded by the coding sequence ATGCTGCTCGACGGTGTGAACCACATCGCCTGGATCTCCAAGGACGTGGCGAGGCTGGGCCGCTTCTACGCCCAGGTGTTCGACGCGGAGGTGGGCCCGACCCGCCCGCACGGCGAGGAGCCGGGCGAGACGATGACGACGATCCGCATCGGCCCGCGCACCGAGCTGAACATCGTGACGATCGAGGGCAGCACGGAGCCCGACCGGCAGACCCCGATGTGGGGGCGGGGTCGGATCGACCACGTGGGGCTCGGGGCGGCGACGGCGGAGGCGTTCGAGACGATCCGGCACCGGTTGGTGGAGGCCGGGGCGAGCGACGGGCACGTCAACGACTTCGGTGGGGCGCTGAGCCTGTTCTTCCGCGATCCCGACGGGTTGGAGGGGGAGGTGCTGCTGCCGAAGGGGTAG
- a CDS encoding ATP-dependent Clp protease ATP-binding subunit, with protein MSQPFGGGLGPLEGLVGGLLRSLEEQLSDGLRDDRPDEERSSPFGVPREDAPRTGTSERPRARTPQLDRHGRDLTDAARRGLLDPVIGREDEVDQVLEVLGRRTKNNPVLVGDPGVGKTAIVEGIAQRVADGEVPPALRGVRVVALDLAGMVAGTRYRGDFEQRVTAVVNEVVAARRSVVLFVDEVHAVVGAGSAEGGALDAATILKPALARGELQLIGATTAEDHRRHIARDAALERRFEPVHVAEPTPAQTLEILRGLRARYERHHGVTITDGALEAAVRLSARYVPDRFQPDKSIDLVDRSAARLSLRGAAGEGTGRELTADAIADAVARSTGIPSARLRDGEAAELLDLDERLARRVVGQAEAVAAVADAVRRSRAGLASPERPVGSFLFLGPTGVGKTELARALAEALFGTEDRMVRLDMSEYGDRSGLTRLLGAPPGHVGYDDAGQLTEALRRHPYTVLLFDEVEKAHPDVLAVLLQLLDAGRLTDSHGRVADASHAVVVLTSNLGAATLLSGRPVDDVREEVLAEARLRLAPELVGRVDEVVPFAALTPADLARITGLLLGATRDRLAEQGLELAVSDAAVAWLAARGHRPEHGARPLRRTIARELDRPLSRLLLAGRVPPGSTVRVDAPDDDGAALLLSTGRLTKD; from the coding sequence ATGTCGCAGCCGTTCGGGGGCGGGCTCGGCCCGCTGGAGGGCCTGGTCGGGGGGCTGCTGCGCAGCCTGGAGGAGCAGCTGTCCGACGGCCTGCGCGACGACCGGCCCGACGAGGAGCGCAGCAGCCCGTTCGGCGTGCCGCGCGAGGACGCTCCCCGGACGGGGACGAGCGAGCGGCCCCGCGCCCGCACCCCGCAGCTCGACCGCCACGGCCGCGACCTCACCGACGCCGCCCGCCGCGGCCTGCTCGACCCGGTGATCGGGCGGGAGGACGAGGTCGACCAGGTGCTCGAGGTGCTGGGGCGGCGCACCAAGAACAACCCGGTGCTCGTCGGGGACCCCGGCGTCGGCAAGACCGCGATCGTCGAGGGCATCGCGCAGCGCGTCGCCGACGGGGAGGTGCCGCCGGCGCTGCGCGGCGTGCGGGTCGTCGCGCTGGACCTGGCCGGGATGGTCGCGGGCACCCGCTACCGCGGCGACTTCGAGCAGCGCGTCACCGCCGTCGTCAACGAGGTGGTGGCGGCGCGGCGGTCGGTCGTGCTGTTCGTCGACGAGGTGCACGCCGTCGTCGGCGCGGGCTCGGCCGAGGGCGGGGCGCTGGACGCCGCCACGATCCTCAAGCCGGCGCTGGCCCGCGGCGAGCTGCAGCTCATCGGCGCCACCACCGCCGAGGACCACCGCCGCCACATCGCCCGGGACGCCGCACTGGAGCGCCGGTTCGAGCCCGTCCACGTCGCCGAGCCGACCCCCGCCCAGACCCTGGAGATCCTGCGCGGGCTGCGCGCCCGCTACGAGCGCCACCACGGCGTCACCATCACCGACGGGGCGCTGGAGGCCGCCGTGCGGCTGTCGGCGCGCTACGTCCCCGACCGCTTCCAGCCCGACAAGTCCATCGACCTGGTCGACCGGTCCGCCGCGCGGCTGAGCCTGCGCGGTGCGGCGGGAGAGGGGACGGGGCGGGAGCTCACCGCCGACGCGATCGCCGACGCCGTGGCCCGCAGCACCGGCATCCCCAGCGCCCGCCTGCGCGACGGCGAGGCCGCGGAGCTGCTCGACCTCGACGAGCGCCTCGCGCGCCGGGTCGTCGGCCAGGCCGAGGCGGTCGCCGCCGTGGCCGATGCGGTGCGCCGCAGTCGCGCCGGGCTGGCGTCGCCGGAGCGGCCGGTGGGGTCGTTCCTGTTCCTGGGCCCGACCGGCGTCGGCAAGACCGAGCTGGCCCGCGCGCTGGCCGAGGCGCTGTTCGGCACCGAGGACCGGATGGTGCGCCTGGACATGAGCGAGTACGGCGACCGCTCCGGCCTCACCCGCCTGCTCGGCGCCCCGCCCGGGCACGTCGGCTACGACGACGCCGGGCAGCTCACCGAGGCCCTGCGCCGCCACCCGTACACGGTGCTGCTGTTCGACGAGGTCGAGAAGGCGCACCCGGACGTGCTGGCCGTCCTGCTCCAGCTGCTCGACGCCGGGCGCCTCACCGACTCGCACGGCCGCGTCGCCGACGCCAGCCACGCGGTCGTCGTGCTGACCAGCAACCTCGGCGCGGCGACGCTGCTGTCCGGGCGCCCCGTCGACGACGTGCGCGAGGAGGTGCTGGCCGAGGCCCGGCTGCGGCTGGCGCCCGAGCTGGTCGGGCGCGTCGACGAGGTCGTGCCCTTCGCCGCGCTCACCCCCGCCGACCTCGCGCGGATCACCGGGCTGCTGCTGGGCGCCACCCGCGACCGCCTGGCCGAGCAGGGACTGGAGCTGGCCGTCTCCGACGCGGCGGTCGCCTGGCTGGCCGCGCGCGGGCACCGTCCCGAGCACGGCGCCCGCCCGCTGCGCCGCACCATCGCCCGCGAGCTCGACCGCCCGCTGTCCCGGCTGCTGCTGGCCGGGCGGGTGCCGCCCGGCAGCACCGTGCGCGTCGACGCCCCCGACGACGACGGCGCGGCCCTGCTGCTCTCGACGGGCCGCCTCACGAAGGACTGA
- a CDS encoding DIP1984 family protein, producing MKLAEGLALRADARRRVEQMRARIAASAQYQEGEEPAEDAAALLVEAEAALDELQSMIRRVNRTNAAADLGEDGTMTDALARRDVLRLRHALLGDAADAASGGGHGYRQLRSELRRLSALPVAELRSRADRVARDVRELDTRIQRANWEVDLLD from the coding sequence GTGAAGCTGGCCGAGGGACTCGCGCTGCGCGCCGACGCGCGGCGCCGCGTCGAGCAGATGCGCGCGCGGATCGCCGCGAGCGCGCAGTACCAGGAGGGCGAGGAGCCCGCCGAGGACGCCGCCGCGCTGCTGGTCGAGGCCGAGGCGGCGCTCGACGAGCTGCAGTCGATGATCCGGCGCGTCAACCGCACGAACGCCGCCGCCGACCTGGGCGAGGACGGCACCATGACCGACGCCCTCGCCCGCCGCGACGTCCTGCGCCTGCGCCACGCCCTGCTGGGCGACGCCGCCGACGCGGCGTCGGGCGGCGGGCACGGCTACCGCCAGCTGCGCTCGGAGCTGCGCCGGCTCTCGGCGCTGCCGGTGGCCGAGCTGCGGTCGCGCGCCGACCGCGTCGCCCGGGACGTCCGCGAGCTCGACACCCGCATCCAGCGCGCCAACTGGGAGGTCGACCTGCTCGACTGA